One Spinacia oleracea cultivar Varoflay chromosome 4, BTI_SOV_V1, whole genome shotgun sequence DNA segment encodes these proteins:
- the LOC110791741 gene encoding probable linoleate 9S-lipoxygenase 5, protein MIKLLKCEISTTNLLSSYSINHSNPCSSSSSSSSSSFSLLQSRKLSAFPTQHNESKIFTLKSKQRANGFYYSVVKNTLDNRAPAKVIVEGTVILKKKTLSGFKDDLKSKLIHSDDSLVGGKVSFQLVSSVHVDPANNFRGKLGKRSYLQKTVKEVTGLADGESAFRVRFDWDEDVALPGALIVRNEHDKEFYLRTITLEDIPGHGSIHFVCNSWVYPAQKYEKDRIFFTNKTYLPHQTPAPLCKYREEELEILRGKGKDPNEMLQEWDRVYDYAYYNDLGEPDKGRKYIRPIYGGSPEYPYPRRVRTSRPPTKKDPQTESRLSLAKTKHIYVPRDEKFGHVKLSDFMGDTVKSLSHGVIGMLDAVFDWTPIKFNDFKEVLDLYDGAIKLPNSPSLDKIMKLVPTKFLKALFRSDGADFLNYPKPDIVKVDELAWRTDEEFTRQMLAGIHPLIIRRLEEFPPVSKLDPEAYGNQNSSITKECIEGKLDGLSVEEAIQSNKLFILDHHDIVMPYLRKINQETTSNVYATRTLLFLKEDGTLKPLVIELSLPHSKGDKFGAVSKIYLPAKDGIEGSLWQLAKAYVAVNDSAYHQLISHWLHTHAVIEPFVIASNRQLSMLHPIYKLLHPHFRDTMPVNVVARQIALNAGGLFEAAVFPRQYVVQWTSSLYRKWVFTEQALPKDLIKRGMAVEDSKSPHGYNLLIEDYPYAVDGLEIWSAIETWVKEYCSFYYKSDDMIATDPELQSWWKEIREIGHGDKNGENSWTEMKTFDDLTETCTTIIWVASALHAVVNFGQYPYSGHMPNRPTISRRFMPEPGTKEYTELEKNPDGVFLKTVTSQLRTLACLSVIELISRHSEDEVYLGQREPGWTSDASPLEAFERFSKKLVEIENKILERNNDPELKNRVGPAKLPFTLLCPSSGVGITGRGIPNSVSI, encoded by the exons ATGATTAAGCTACTCAAATGTGAGATTAGCACCACTAATCTCCTTTCCTCATATTCAATTAACCACTCAAAcccttgttcttcttcttcttcttcttcttcttcttctttctctctcctccaaagcAGAAAACTGAGTGCTTTTCCTACTCAACATAATGAGTCAAAGATCTTCACTTTGAAATCCAAACAAAGAGCAAATGGGTTTTACTACAGTGTGGTGAAGAACACCTTAGATAACCGTGCTCCTGCTAAGGTGATTGTTGAAGGAACTGTAATCTTGAAGAAGAAGACTCTTTCAGGATTCAAAGATGATTTGAAGTCAAAATTGATTCATTCTGATGATTCTTTGGTTGGAGGAAAGGTTTCATTTCAGCTTGTCAGTTCTGTCCATGTTGATCCTG CCAACAACTTCAGAGGGAAACTTGGAAAACGATCATATTTGCAGAAAACGGTCAAAGAAGTCACAGGTTTGGCTGATGGCGAGTCAGCATTCAGAGTTAGATTTGATTGGGATGAGGACGTTGCTCTTCCTGGGGCACTAATAGTAAGAAATGAGCATGACAAGGAATTTTACCTAAGAACCATCACCTTGGAAGACATCCCAGGTCATGGTTCAATCCATTTTGTTTGCAACTCTTGGGTTTATCCAGCTCAAAAGTACGAAAAAGACCGTATATTTTTCACCAATAAG ACATACCTACCTCACCAAACTCCTGCACCACTATGTAAATATCGAGAAGAAGAGCTAGAGATATTGAGAGGTAAAGGAAAAGATCCTAATGAAATGCTCCAGGAGTGGGATCGTGTGTATGATTATGCATACTACAATGACCTAGGAGAACCAGATAAAGGTCGGAAATATATCCGCCCGATATATGGAGGGTCTCCTGAATATCCTTATCCGCGTAGAGTGCGAACAAGCCGCCCCCCAACAAAGAAAG ATCCTCAGACTGAGAGTAGATTGTCACTAGCCAAGACCAAACACATATATGTTCCAAGAGATGAAAAGTTTGGGCACGTCAAATTGTCTGATTTCATGGGTGATACAGTCAAGTCTTTATCTCATGGCGTTATTGGTATGCTGGATGCGGTATTTGATTGGACACCAATTAAGTTTAACGATTTCAAAGAAGTGCTGGATCTGTATGACGGAGCAATTAAGCTTCCAAATAGTCCTTCACTTGACAAGATTATGAAATTGGTCCCAACAAAATTCCTGAAAGCACTGTTTCGAAGCGATGGTGCAGATTTTCTGAATTACCCAAAGCCAGATATTGTAAAGG TGGATGAGTTAGCATGGAGGACAGATGAAGAATTTACCAGGCAGATGCTAGCTGGTATACATCCTCTTATAATTCGCCGTTTAGAG GAGTTCCCACCAGTTAGTAAGCTAGATCCTGAAGCATATGGAAACCAGAACAGCTCAATTACCAAAGAATGCATAGAAGGAAAGCTAGATGGATTAAGTGTGGAAGAG GCAATCCAGAGTAATAAGCTATTCATATTGGATCACCATGACATAGTAATGCCATACTTAAGGAAAATCAACCAAGAAACTACGTCAAATGTCTATGCCACCAGGACGCTTCTCTTCCTAAAAGAAGACGGAACTTTGAAGCcgttggtaattgagttaagcCTTCCGCATTCAAAGGGGGACAAATTTGGTGCTGTTAGCAAAATTTATCTACCAGCCAAAGATGGTATTGAAGGCTCCCTTTGGCAGTTGGCCAAAGCCTATGTAGCTGTTAATGATTCTGCTTATCATCAACTTATCAGCCACTG GTTACACACACATGCAGTGATAGAGCCATTCGTAATCGCATCCAATAGACAATTGAGCATGCTTCACCCAATTTACAAACTTCTGCATCCTCACTTCCGTGATACAATGCCTGTCAATGTAGTAGCTCGTCAGATTGCTCTTAATGCTGGTGGGTTGTTCGAGGCAGCTGTCTTTCCCCGACAGTATGTTGTGCAGTGGACATCCTCACTGTACAGGAAGTGGGTTTTCACTGAGCAAGCTCTTCCGAAAGACCTTATCAAGAG AGGGATGGCAGTTGAGGATTCAAAAAGCCCTCATGGATACAATCTACTTATAGAAGACTACCCATATGCTGTTGATGGGCTTGAAATTTGGTCTGCAATCGAGACTTGGGTCAAAGAGTATTGCTCATTTTACTACAAATCTGATGACATGATTGCTACTGATCCTGAACTACAGTCCTGGTGGAAAGAAATCCGTGAAATAGGCCATGGCGACAAGAATGGTGAGAATTCCTGGACAGAAATGAAGACCTTTGATGATTTAACAGAAACTTGTACAACTATTATATGGGTGGCTTCAGCTCTACATGCAGTAGTCAATTTCGGACAATACCCTTACTCAGGGCACATGCCTAACCGTCCGACTATCAGCCGAAGGTTCATGCCTGAACCAGGCACTAAGGAGTACACAGAACTAGAGAAAAATCCTGATGGCGTTTTCTTGAAGACAGTAACTAGCCAACTCCGAACATTAGCTTGCCTTTCTGTGATAGAGCTTATTTCCAGGCATTCTGAAGATGAGGTCTATCTTGGACAAAGGGAGCCTGGTTGGACTTCTGATGCTTCACCATTAGAAGCATTTGAACGATTTAGTAAGAAGCTAGTGGAGATTGAAAACAAGATCCTAGAAAGGAACAACGATCCAGAACTGAAGAATCGGGTTGGTCCAGCTAAGTTACCCTTCACACTACTTTGCCCTTCGAGTGGAGTAGGGATCACTGGCAGGGGAATTCCTAACAGTGTCTCTATTTGA